The Arachis ipaensis cultivar K30076 chromosome B03, Araip1.1, whole genome shotgun sequence region cCGTCTGGTTTCCTGTACGGTCTATATAtggctagtcggcttaaactccgcgagtcatGGCTAGATCCttataatattatactatgatattttgatataaattgtatctatttcttgtgctttaagttagttgCTCCATTCACATGTTTTGTGCTTTTCATATCCTAcctttgagctatatcctttatCGGGCTTCTAAattatattaattctttctatatattatatgtatgagcttagaactgtcgtaatctctgattatcctttgctttatgacgcgaggtaaagtttaggctaattagggtgttacatttagtggtatcagagatcgtcctcgtgagcctgagggatagaCCGATTGTGCTTTATTGcatactctgggtcatttttctttcatgctatttagggtatctacttgatatttcttagcatgcttgtttgtgagttcttttttgggataattgaagcactagacctttgatattgagactgatcaccttgatatcgaatgtttggtgtagacaggaaccctaatggctactcgcGGACGAGGTCGTACACGTTCACAGAGAGAGATAGTAGGAATGAGCGACCGGCtgataaccatgccgagttcatggcggCAATGGCGAACCTTGCGAACACCATGGAGGCTAATGCTGCTGTGACTCTGCAAGTtgtgcagaggttaggccaaccggcCGGAAACAAAAATGAGAACGGCGATGGAAATGCGGATGACAATGCTGAAAGGAATGGAGACAACATGGGAGGTGCTCTGATGACCTTGGTGATgtttctcaaggttcatccgccaaGTTTCAGAGGTTCAACAAATCCTATGGAAGCGGATAACTGGTTCCAAGCTATGGAGCACGCACTGCAAGCACATCATGTCCCAAATAACCAATACGTGGAGTTTGCTGCTTATCAGCTTCGAGAAGAGGTCCAGCATTGGTGGCAAGCAGAGTGGCGCTTGTTACAGCTTCAGAACGCCGATATTCCTTGGGATGTATTCCAAACGGCCTTCTACAATAAGTACTTTCCTGAGTCCGCAAGGGGGGCgaaggagatggaacttatgtagctgaagcaaggttctttGTCTGTGGCAGATTACACCAGCAGATTTAAGGAGCTCCGTAGGTTCTCTAGAGCGTGTCAAGGTGCCCCAGAGATCTATGAAAGTTGGAAGTGTATCACGTATCAAAGGGGTTTAAAGGATGACattatgactgctgtggctcctatggagattcGCATTTTCTCCGATCTGGTGAACAAGGCAAGAGTGGTTGAAGAATACGCAAAGATGGTAGCCTCGTCAAGGGACACTCATAGAAGCATCCTTAGTAGGGAACGTGACGATTACCTTGGACTAAAGGGACAGAACTTCAAGAGAGAAGGACATGCTCCCCAGCATCTGCTAGGTCAAGGGAATTTTAGGAGGGACAACAATGCCCAGTTTCACTATATGAAAGGGAGTTGCCTGTGTTATGCTTGTGGACTACCTGGACACCTAGCCAAGAACTGCCGTCGTAAGAAAAACCAAAACATGGGTCAGAATCAACAGTCAAACCGTGTGGTTGCCTTGGATGCACGTGATGCGACAGAGTCAGATCCTCCGACGAGAGGTAAGCATATGCGTTGAGTATTATATTGCTTGGACCAGACAGTAGCTTAGTTCTATCTTTTCTAAAGTCGCCTTAGGATTACCAGAGCTTAGAGTTTTGTTGGGAGTGAACCATGGGAAAGGAGGATTCTAGTGGCGGTAGACGAGGATTCGGACTTGTGGTGATGAACGATCAGAGTGGGTGTGCCCGAATAGATACCAGGCAAGATTGGAAGTCTTGTCGTTTCCTTGTAGGTgtgtggtgcacggaattgtgatcacacttttcacaactccgcacaactaaccagcaagtgcactgggtcatccaagtaataaaaccttacgcgagtaagggtcgatcccgcaGAGATTgttgacttgaagcaagctatggtcatcttgtaaatcttagtcaggcagattcaaatagttatgaggttttgataattaaaagataaataaaacgtaaattaaaataaagatacttatgtaattcattggtgagaattttagataagcgtttggagatgctttgttgcttctgaacctctgctttcctactgtcttcatccaatcatgtgtgctcccttccatggcaagctgtatgatcctctcagtgaaaatagtccaagtacggtttctgcatggctaatcaactgtcagatttctcgtctcgaatgaaaaataccaggtacagctaccgcacggctaatcatctgtcggttctcacttgtgtcggaataggatctctctatccttttgcacactgtcactacacccaacatttgtgagtttgaagcttgtcacagtcatcccgtcccagatcctactcggaataccacagacaaggtttagactttctggatctcaggaatgctgccaattggttctagcctctaccatgaaggttctaatctcacggactcggtccgtgggtTAGagcccaagagactatactccggctgtcatccaatgactacgttgaacatcatgtagaccgcttgtagtTGTCAAgcatgcggatcttggctaagcgagtaacgaagatagtgggtgattgtcacgggtcacccattcattttgacttaactgaattaagtataagagtatatcttggagaagaagtaagtgtgaattgaaagagaaataatagtacttgcactaattcatgaagaacagtagagcttcgcaccttaatctatgaggtgtagaaactccaccgtagaaaatacataagagaaaaaggtctaggcatggccgaatggccagcctccaaaacgtaaCACAAaagtccaaagatgatcaaatgATCCTCTCCAAAGtgtgcgaatacaatagtaaaaagtgctatttatactaaattagttacaaaggattacagaaaataagtaactaagtgcaaatagtgtagaaatccactttcgaggcccacttcgtgtgtgcttgggatcagcattgagctttacacgtgcataggccttttctagactTAAAcgtcagcttggatgccagtttgggcgtttaactccagttctggcgttttacgccagaaaaaggtCTCTGGATGGCGTTTAGACaccagtttggaccatcaaatctcgggc contains the following coding sequences:
- the LOC107633258 gene encoding uncharacterized protein LOC107633258, coding for MAAMANLANTMEANAAVTLQVVQRLGQPAGNKNENGDGNADDNAERNGDNMGGALMTLVMFLKVHPPSFRGSTNPMEADNWFQAMEHALQAHHVPNNQYVEFAAYQLREEVQHWWQAEWRLLQLQNADIPWDVFQTAFYNKYFPESARGAKEMELM